The window AGTGATGAGtgagtaatatacatgtaatattcttGTTAAGTGAATTGTATTAATTTGTAGCTGTAAGTTATAAACTGGTATATTTTCCTTTAAACCTGTACCTGCCAGCTTTGAATTCTAAATGTTTCTTTCCTTCATTTCAGTGCTGCCATTGCTAATAAAGAAGACTATGCGGTGAGTGTCTCAACCAAGTCTTTAATGTGATGACACGAAAAATGTTATTTCTGTCTTGCATACACTTAATCATATAGGGGATTGGATTGAAACTTCAGACATTAttagatatgtacatgtacatggattcCTACATGGTGTCCTCTGTGTTCACAGTGAAGATCTGgagttctacatgtacttttatttttgttgttgacagATATTGTTCAGTCTAGATTCAATAAAAAATGTATTCCACGCTCCTTAATTTCAGCCTTGTGATAGAGAAACTGTTGTTTACAGTCATGACGAATCAGTCCAGCACGATCCTGAATATGATGGTGAGTATTGTTCTTCTGGAAAAGCTCAGCATTATTCTGGGCAGGCACTGATAGATTCTAAAAAGCAGAACCAGTACCTTGTACAAGTGTATGTTTGTAAATTTTTGTAAAGAAATTATGATACCGTTTTAGTCTAAAAACGTCTATCTTGCCTTATCATCTGATCAATTTATCATCAGAATGTACCGTGCTGATTTCTTTCTATTTCAGCTGAACTGTCGGATGACTTCTTTGAAGTGACCGTCAAGGATCTAAAAAGAATGATGGCTGACAGATCCAAGGCATTGTAAGTTTCCTTATTCATGTTGTTGGTTAGTTAAATAAAAAGGGCTTGACCACTGGGTAGAAACTTAAGGGGAGGGCTTTCTGCTTTTAAGTTTGGCTGTTGATCAAGACACAGTATGTACAAATACTGAATCGATTTACACAGGCCAGGAAAAGTAAAGTATTCAATCTAAACTCTAAACATTTCGTATATTTTTAAGGGAATCCTTTGATGAACAACCCTTGATGACGAGAGCTATGCGACAATCTGCAATGGaagagaaattttcaaaatacaagaGAGTTGTGATTCGGGTACAGTTCCCCGATAAGATGGTGCTACAAGGTTTATTTCGACCAAAAGAAACAGGTGAGTCCTTTGTACAAAAATTTAAGTGATCATTCTTGTCAGCTCAATTTTGACTTACATGTAGCCTTGAAGGCTTTTGCAAGCTGATGCCGCAGTATATGTATAGGATACTCCACACAGAGGCACATAAGGCACATAAGGGGGTTGCTGGTTACGGCGGGTTTAAGGGGAGATGGCCCTGGCCAGATTCGACCAGATTAAATGCAAgagagttacatgtacaagtaaacATCTAAACCATCTCTATTTCCAGTGTATACTGTTGAAAAGTTTGTGAAGGAATATCTGGAAGATAAGAGCACACCTTTTTATCTCTGTAAGTATTTCATCCCAGACATCTGTTCTGGTACATTACATGTTCAGCTGTCAATGAAAGGGTTACTTCTTACATAAGTTCTTCCTCTTTCCTATTTGAGTGTTTTGGATTTTCTGGATCTGAAACACGTTACTTGTCATAAGGTGAACTGAAAATGATCATCTCTGACTCTTAAAtggaaattcaatatgattcagCTTATTTGTCTGTCTATTTTCAGATACGGCCCCACCAAAGTGTGTTCTCAAAGACAACAGCAGTACGCTGATAGAGGCTAAGCTAGCTCCAGCGTCAGTGGTTTATTTTGGTACAGTCTCAAAGAAGGGTGAGTTTCTTAATTTGTTTGTTTCAGTGATGTTGCTTTTGTACGGTCTACATGTAGTGCAGGTTTGAATCCCATGCTGATGCATTTGTTGTAgtttcaaatatccagaaactTGCTTGATTTTAAGCGacagtacctacatgtatttgatttgatttgatgtgATTTGTATTATTACCTTGATTAGTTGTACTTAAAATCTTGTTTCTACATGCATTCGATGTGACAATGCCTTTTCTCTCCTAATTCCAGATGGAAAATATTTGTCGACTGCCATTACTGAGGAGTGTTCAACAAGATATGATGCGGATAACGTTGTCCTGAAGAGGTAAGTGTCAACAGACTTTGGCTTACAACCACTAGCATTGCAAGTCTCACTTGTGTTATGACACAGCTCTATGTTCTGGACTGTTCATTGCAGAACATGGATATACGTACAGCATTCCCTGACCCTTTCGCTGCAGCCTCATTCAGCGATGCATGCTGTCCTGGCCTGGCCTGATGAAGGCCTTTTGATAAAATAAAAAGTCTAGTTTTATGTCCTCCCACTTTGAAAAGTTATCTGGTGGAAGTTTTACTTCGCCCCACCCTATCCGAAATCTTGTTCTGAATAAAGTTTTTCGCCATCCTTTCAATTAtaatggtgctgccatctaaatTTTGTGTCAGACTGATCGCTCCATGATGTTTGCAGCGAAAGGGTGTGGGACCCTTTATTCTGATctgttttgaatgagttctggaGTACACAGAGTCAAATCCGCTTTAGTCGAATTAAAACTTTTCCATCGATGAAAGGACcattatgaacatgatgagcAGTACATGTAAGTTCCTTAGTTATTGGATCACTGAAATCTATGGATTCTCATATTTTCATGTGATGCCTCTTAGTGTGATGTAGAAACAGTTTTTGCACTTTGAGGATGCGAAAGCAGTTGGGTAGTCATTGTGTGTGGAATCATTATCTTGAGGGCTTTCTCCCCCTCTTGGTTTTGAGAGTACAGTTGGTTTAATATACTACAACCTTGTTAAAAAAAGACCCCCAgttgtagatggcagcacctatTAATTGACATGTTCCCATAATGAAATGTGTGTGTGACAAAGCCCAAATGATGTATTGTACCGGTATGTCAAAAATTGGTGGGGGCGGGTGGGATATGTTTGTATTTCTATAAAGGATAAGTGTCCTACCTTCACAGTGTACATGTGTGAAGTGTGTATATGCAGGAGAGGCACAGGCCTCACATTATCCCTGTTTGCTCATCCGGGTATGCATTGGATCCCCTGTCTAGAACCCATTTATGATCCCTTCACAAGTGATTGTACACTTGGACAGCTGTAGGCCCTACCAAATCCCTGTTTCCTCCCAATTCTAGTTGAAATAAccaacaatatcagtattaaaACTTCGATAATTGTTATTTCCAGCATGTTAAGCAACAGTTCTGGTGATCAGGGGCACTCTTACCACAAAACAAAATCTGAACTACCCCTTGATCTGTCTTGCGACAATGAAGCTACTGCAGATGATTCGGACGTATTCGATTTCAAAGATGAGGAGGAGAGCAATACTAAAGCCAAAAATGATCAACAAAAGAGTAACATTTCCTGTGAAGTCTGTGGAAAGACATTTTCTCGGAAGGACAATTTACGACGCCATGAACGGGTTCATAGTGGAAAACTGTATCAGTGTGATGAATGTAACAAGGTGTATTACGACAAACATTATCTGGAGGCGCATAAAAGAAGAGCCCATTATGGCATCGTTCATTCATGCACTTTGTGTGACAAGCAGTACAAAATGAAAGAAGCGCTGAAGAAGCACTTGGAATCTCATGACGGGAAGTTCAGGTATGTTCATACTGATGCTGATAACCTGTCAGCAGGAACCATGATGTCTGTGGCTCACCCTATGGATGTTATAACTGGGACAGGGCTGCCCTCTCTGTAGTCAAAACTCCTTGCTGTAATACTATTATTTATGTTGGTTTAGTATTTCTAAACCAACATAAATTGTTGTACCAGCATTTCTGGTCCTGCATATCCACCTATACATTTGTGGCCAGTAGacacgtacatgtattgctGTCAGTCAAATCTGAAAGTGAGAAAAAGGGAATTTGAGAGGAGGAGGGTTATGTGATGTTTAACAAAGTGTTTATACATTTAAAATATTTAATCACTTTTCAGGTTCAAGTGTGATGAATGTGACCAAGGTTTCTCATATCGGACCAATTATGATGCTCACATGGACCGCCACAAGGGGATCAAACGCCACAAATGCAGAAATTGTGGGAAAGGGTTTACACTTAGTTCCGATAAGGACAGACATTTTATGATATGTGCAAGCCTGACTACTGAGCCCTGCAGTGTCTGTGGAAAGACCTTCAAAAACCCAAGATACTTGAAAGAGCATGAGAAGATCCACAAGGATCCAGCAGCTTTCAAGTGTCAGTTCTGTGGCAAACTTCATAATTTTGCTGCATCTCTGCGTAAACATATCACCACGAAACACAAGTTTCAAACATTAGAAACTGTTGGTCTAACTGATGACAAAGCAGAGCTGTTTTCTGCAGTTTGAGCAATGTTTGTTGTTGATGTATCATACGGAATTATGacaaatgtattttgatgtagTGGATGAAATGCTGTCAATCAATGACTGCTTTTCTACAATACAAAACACAAATATACGTATGTGGAATACATGGCAAGGACAACACAACATAAAGTATTAGGGTGGTGAATTGTTTATGCAAGGCAAAGAATGTAACTTTGGGAGTTGTACTTGTAGCCAATTTCTCAACGTTTTTTGTCTGTTGATGGCCATGTTTATGCTCATTCTGTAATGTTCACATCATAAAGAGGATGGTAGTATCATTTGTGGAGGTCAAATAAAGGAAAGGTGTGAAAAAATCAGTACTTCATGTTGTTTGTTGATGTTCTTGGGAGGGACTTTGTTGATGCGGTGTACCAAAGTGACTTGTCGGGTCTTAGGTTTCCCCAAAGACCTGGCTTGTGCTATGGCTGAGTATAAGTCGTATACTGGAAATGTGTGCAATACCAGGTATTGGGTTTCATCTTCCACTGGTATCGCCCACGAGTCTTTCTTGAGTCCGGACTAAGTCATTGTTTTACCTGGATTATTGCAAGGTGCGACTCAGTATGgccatatcatacatgtatacaaagaATTTGTTCTATGTGAGGTAACATTTGGTGaactggccatttcattgtgctCTACATGTAGGCACAATTAATGATTGGGTAAATGGAGAGCAATGACGGGGGTTAACAATGTAAACTGTTATATTCTCCATTTTGTCTGAAGCCAAACCTTCCATGATGTCTCATTATATGTTTATATTCTTTCAAGCCTTCCCGCTGAACCATCAGAAACAAGTGATTCAGCCATGGCTGCTTCATCAAAGAAGGGTGGTCAGCCAAAAAGGAGTAAACCTGTCCCTGAACCTGTTAATTATCCATCCAGAGACCAACCTAGGGATGGACAAGGTGGTGACAAAAAGATGCCCAAGTGGTTTGCGGCTGGTAGGTTTTCCTATGGCAGTTGTTTATACCACTGTTTTCGTTTTTGATAAAGCTCAAAGATGCAAGGGGTTTTGGTCTTTGAGGAGGGTCTGCAAATTACTGCGACTTTCACAAtctatttacatgtatcattatatgAATGATATTCCTTTTGCTGGATTACATCATAGCAGGCATGTGTACTTGCAATTCTTATATCATTCTGAAGAACTTCAGGGTTGCTCTTGTAAATGAACCTGAGCTAGTACAGGAAAAAATGTCGGCATTCTGTCTACAGCTATCAATGGTCATGACATCAGAATACATGTTTTGATTCTGCATCCTTCTCTTTTCCAAGGCCTCAAGAAATGATCAGATGGATGCGGCAACACATCCAACATTCGAGAAGTTCTTTAAATTATACCCATAGAGGGCCTCTTCAATCCATGGGATTTAGTGTGCCAACACGTATGGTCTTGTCTTTGGAGGAAGTTGTTCAACTTGTGCTGAAATTTCGATGATAAACTTTTCACCCGGACAATATATGtgctcatgtacatgtaccaatgaaCTTCAGTATTTTTGTAACTCGTCATAgaatgtaaatacatgtataccatgagATGGGTACTGTAAATTATTGAACGAAACTTTGATCAGCATCAATAGAAAAAGTAAATATACTTTGTTCATAGTTATTTTTACTTAGTTTAGTTCTTTTAAGCCAACAAAGAAGAATTTTAAAGAAACCAAAGAGTGCATCAGCCCTGCAATGTCGAAATCAGAAGTGAAACTAATAAGGATGGCAAGGCCTGATTTACAAGGAAATTTAAAGAAAGGTCTGATCAGCCCTAGTTGGCAGCACCTGCAGCCCCACTTTGGCCCCTCGAACCAAATCATCCTGTCTCATATCTTGAAATAGACAGTCTCTTCTGCTAACTGGCCTTGTCTCCAGGTTGTGACCTGTTGTAAGGACATCTCAACCAATTCCCAAACTAGATAGCATGTCTGTCTGATTTATATTTGTATCCATCTAGCGGAGTACCACTAGTAGCCTACATTCTCGGTCTGGTCCTTGCAACTGCCACGAAGGCCTTCATTGACCCTGTCCAGTGGCAGGCCAAGAAATTTGGTTGAGGGGGCGAGAGCTAGCTGGTAACACTAGCTCTTGTCATATAACTCATGATTTGCTCTTCCAAGCATAATCTACTTATAATCTGAAAAGCTGCCCATATGGGCTTCTACACTACCACTCTCCTATCATAGACGGTCAGTCAACTTATTATTACACTCCTCCGCAGTGAAAAATAGATGGCGGGGACTGGTGTCTGCTCAGGAGTGTACCTTTTATTTCCCAATTTAAAATTCCCGCCAAAACCATGCAGCTGTCAGAGGGAATCCCTCACCTTGATCGACAGGTAGGTGGCCTTGACACGGTGATAGGGTTACCACGCTGGAACAGAAATGGCATCGATAGCGACCAAACTCGGAACTTTAACCCGTAATTTCTCAGTGAATTCAACTAAGAATTTTGTCCGACATTTCTCAGTATCAAGACAATGGTATGTAGAATATTTTTGATGAAGCGTGTTTTGTGATTTCTTGTAGATGCGTGTTGGTAGTCGATATTATGCGAGGAGTTCATAGCCCTGGTTTTGGAAGCGTCGGAAAATTCCCGGCGATTAGCTATGCCTTAATGAATACAGTGTATCTATTAAGTACTCCGGGTATCCATAAAGTACACCACGAGCCAGTCATAGACCTATTCGAGATAGCCAtggtataaaaataaaatgtcaagtttCATCATCATTCTGTTCATAATAGGAATTTGCAAAATGCTGCTAATGAACAGCAATTAATTATCTTTAAATAGGCCAGTTATTGGAAGGGCTCAAAAATACAAGTTAAAAAGTAGCTTTTCAGCTCTCAAGAATAAATCTTACTCGTCTCTTCTCGACATGTCATTTGGATTTAGTCTGTTTATTACGTGGATTCGTAGTTGATTTATACAACTGGTATTTTACAATTCTGCCCTGATCTGGTTGAGAAGGTGGCACTTTAAAAATATGCCAAGTTATTGATAATTCACTTACAATGTAAGATATATTTTCAAGATGTCAATTTTCTAAAGTGCATTCAATTGTCAACTGACACTTAACTGGTATAAGTGACTAGTGTAGAGCAAAAATGTCTTTATTGTCCTTATTTATAGAAATCACTTTGGAGAATTGCCAAATGCGTTTGAATGACAAAGCAAGAAACTCAGTGATCTGTGGAGAGCATGTTTGGGCAACCAGGACCAAGAATTTATATGGActggtctttattaattcttgataaaaaGGCCAATGGCAATGTATATTCTGACCTAGTCCCGCCAAGCCCAGTTTGGCAGGATGTTTTCAAAGTTAATTTTTGTCTTAACAGCCTAAAAGCCAAGCTTATCGATGGCAAAGCTATTGCCAAGCAAATGCGCCAAGAAGTCAAAGAAGAGGTGGAGCAGATGTTAGCAGCTGGTGAGAGGCGGCCCCATCTCAGTGTCATCATTGTGGGAGAAGACCCCGCTAGTGCTACTTATGTTAAGAACAAAATAAAAGCTTGTGAAGGTGCTGGTAAGTGATGTCAAATTCTCTCTTTGAACTCAAACATGTCGAAACCCAAAGCATGCCTGACCTGGGGCCATTTGGTGTGGAAGGGAAGATACAAGTACAATCCTCAGTGTACTCCACACCACTAATAAAAAACAGAGGTCGTTGTCCAACCCTCTCCTACTCTTGGACTTTCTCCACTCTTCAatcgaactacatgtatgatactaTATCTTACTGTACATTGTGTCTTGCACAGTTGAAATTTGCGGTTGTGACTTCATTGGATTGGTGCTTCATTAAAACTGACTCTTAATAGTCTATCTCTTTGAACCATAGACAGATCTGCAGTTGTTATGGATTCTGTGTTTCTTTCAGGGATAACCAGTGAAACTGTGCGACTTCCTCCAGAGGTGACAGAAGGAGAACTCTTAGCCAGAGTGAATGATTTTAATAATGACAGTGATGTTGATGGAATTCTTGTACAATTGCCAGTACCGAAGCATATTAGTGAACGGGCTGTTTGTAATTCTATTATTCCGTCCAAGGATGTTGATGGATTCCATGTGATAAATGTTGGAAGATTCTGCACAGATCTGGATGCCCTTATACCGGCAACACCTGCTGGAGTTATGGAAATGATTAGGAGGTCTGGTAAGGACCATTGCGAGCATTACATTTTGCATGTACTTTGAGAACCAAACACATATCTGATCTTTGAGGCTTGCCAAGAAACTTTTTGGCCATgtcaaaaaaaaactttttggcCGTGCCAAATGAGCTTTGACTTTAGGCACCCCTTCGGGCATTACTTGCTATACATTTTTTTCCTGTATAGAAGTTGAGAGTGTCACAATATTCTTTCCATTTTAGGTATTGAAACCTTTGGAAAGAATGCTGTAGTATGTGGCCGCTCAAAAAACGTTGGTATGCCAATAGCTATGCTGTTACATTCTGATGGTATTGGGGAAACAGATGCTGGTATGTATCAATTTCAAATCAGTTatattcattttcattcataaaactTTTCTAGGTTTTTGCCAACCATCACCAGCCCAGGACAAAAACACCTGGCTGGGGATCCATACAACCAGAACACACGGCTTACCCAGCTCAATATTGAGAATTCAATGCTTAAAGGAAGAAGTCAACGATAATGTGTCTTGCCTTCATTCAAAATGAAGATTACTGTTGtaagtcaatttctttaccAGGTGATGCTACTACTACAATTTGCCACCGTTATACTCCACCGGAAGAGTTGGTAAGATTCACCAAGTCTGCAGACATCCTTGTGGTAGCCTGTGGTATTCCTGGCCTAATCAAGGCTGACATGGTAAAAGACGGTGTCGCAGTGATTGATATTGGTATCAACCGGGTGAAAGATGAGAAGACTGGCAAATTCAAGCTTGTTGGTGATGTGGATTTTGATGGTAAGATGTTGGTAGTGTTCTTGGTGTATTGTTCTCTGAGGCAGTACAATATCAGCCTCAGTGCATTAGAAATTATTTTCTCATTACATATCCTTTATTGACAGTTATTCTGTTTGTATAACAGAACAATCCTGATTAACCTTTCTTATTAGATTTTAAACATAATATTTCCATACAATTCCTTGAAATTGCCATCCCTGTCTTGAATCTCTTAGTCTTACAGAATACTCATAATTTAGAACTTTTCTGTGGTGTATGCATGGATTAAGTGTAACCTTTCGCTACTTTTGTTTCAGGTGTCTCGGAGAGGGCGAGTTACATTACACCTGTTCCCGGTGGTGTTGGGCCAATGACTGTGGCCATGCTTATGAAGAACACACTAAAAGCCCGCAAAAAGGTTATAGGTTACTGAAACATTGGAGAATTGTAGTATCTGTGATCACAAGAATGCGGACAGAGATGATAACTTGGCTTGTTGGAGGATATGTATGCATGGTGATGTTTGCCACATGTTGGATGTATTTATATCAGTTTCTACTCTTGCATATATGTGAACTTTTCAGAAGTCCTTTTCAAAACGCTGACTACCAAATGCTCTACTTGATCCTTGCTTGAATTCAGTTTCTGATACTATCTTTGCTGTGAGCAATGGTCTTTCAGAGCAGTGATCTTGTGTGCACATCTGGAGTCATTTTATAGCCAAGTTGTTTCCAAATCCAACTTGTTTGGCATAAAGTTTATGCTACGTGTTACTGTGGAATTTGACAGTATTTTTGTATGGACGACTCGCAAGCACTTAATCACAGTTTTTCGCAAATGGAGCAGACTGGTATGGTGAATTGAAAGGACAAGTTGTAGTGTTAGTATACCAGTAATTTATCCTGAGTGAATTCGACCAAAAATATTGTCTGCTGGAAGCATGTTCTGGTTAGATTCTTAAGATGCTGATTttgtaaaattagaaaaaatgttGGTTGATAATACGCATTGTATGGTTAATTAGTGTAGAAAGAGTGAAATAACAAGGCCTTGCACTGAAtatgtagtacatgtagatcCTTTCTACACCGGAAACAATAAGTTTCCCATGCACAGAAGCGCCTTACAAACAAGCTACCTGCTCTTTAAATCGCATGTGAAAATAATCTCATTTGCGGTGGTCAGCACAGGTTTCTGCAACAAGGATCAGTGGTCACTGCGATGAATATCATACCCAGCAAAGGAATGCATACATTTAACCCTCTGAATCTGACATTCACATTGAAAAGAGAACTCTCGCTTTATCGACCTTAGAATGATCATGAATACAATGGACTTATAGTCAAGCCCCACCCCATCTGGGGCTGACTGGGAAGTTGATTTGGCCTTGTCATTCACATTATCATGACACAATGAATAAAAATTAAAACTTTTATTATGATATGAGTTTGAATTTAAGTGGGGAGAAAAAAAGCTGCATTTTCTTTTGGAGAAAGATTTGTTCTGTGTGGAGTTGTGGAACCTCAGCTAATTCAGATTTCTGCCACAATAATTTACATGATTTTGCAGGTTCATGGTAAAATTGGAAGATACTTTGGGTGCACAATTGGTGCAGTTAACTCCTTTCTTTTCGACCTATGAATTCGTATAACTGACTTCGTTTATGTGAGGTCATCTTAACAGCTTGTGTTTGTGGGTACTTTGTAATTCATTGGATGATGCAATAAAATATATAATGATCTTAAAAATAGTTGATGTGTATTCCTATCATAACAAGGGCTGTGCCAGATAGCACCAGGCGGGAGTATAAATTCTGACCGGGCCGAAGACAACCCAaaaactggttgtgactatgtacCATATCATCACAGTAGGCCGATCCTTCCATCCAAGAAGTGAACTCACAACCTCCTGAGTATCGATGCGCTCTCATCACTGAGCTTGGCTAATCTGACCCTATGTTAACTTACATTGGTCAGAGGACATTTTACTGAGTGGAGAAAACCTAATGGGAAGCCGAAGACTGCCGATCAAGGATCATAATCCGGTGAGGTGGGAAATGGTCGGGCGGTGCCCATTGGGTGAGTccaacgacgaccacaacagcGAAATTTCTAAAATTTTGCACTTGTTTATCATTTAAAAGTTCGTATTTCACTTATATTCCTCAGTTTTCAAGTTTTAagctttgattgattgataaaattaACTGTCGGCTATCTATTGTCTAAAACAGCATACATAATTATACTACGAAAAACTTCTGTTGTCTCTCTTGACACTAACATTTCCAGTTCTGCGCCTTGCAATTGCATTGCAA is drawn from Lineus longissimus chromosome 1, tnLinLong1.2, whole genome shotgun sequence and contains these coding sequences:
- the LOC135493420 gene encoding tether containing UBX domain for GLUT4-like isoform X1 encodes the protein MAASVQVLCPNGHRQTVKVTPNTKILQILEEVCMKKGFMPPEDYELRHGRTILDVTLSIRFANLVSNAKLELVKSQKSRVETTVVIALQLAAGTRLQNAFSPGITLWDILMHWENQSGSEHQGKLAVTNGDEHPVCIYMRDEVIGEEALKATTLRVLGLTGGKAILRLLHRKVEAETLQEITRQLAADKAKQERLVARSVSLEAMSTETSAASLKCTTVPEESESSSSNQAAKGATELTTDTSPMDTESVSPARKLPKLEPASIMPKLEPEEPMEEEPMEEEEGTSSAPQSNSQRSEISEANRYLDELSSIPGVQVFRPGEPVQLSAEQQRMVNSLAHAIQPHIIQPARPQNGQSAKSRCPQQPPVPFKFPKTTKSQDLYRNEPSAAIANKEDYAPCDRETVVYSHDESVQHDPEYDAELSDDFFEVTVKDLKRMMADRSKALESFDEQPLMTRAMRQSAMEEKFSKYKRVVIRVQFPDKMVLQGLFRPKETVYTVEKFVKEYLEDKSTPFYLYTAPPKCVLKDNSSTLIEAKLAPASVVYFGTVSKKDGKYLSTAITEECSTRYDADNVVLKSMLSNSSGDQGHSYHKTKSELPLDLSCDNEATADDSDVFDFKDEEESNTKAKNDQQKSNISCEVCGKTFSRKDNLRRHERVHSGKLYQCDECNKVYYDKHYLEAHKRRAHYGIVHSCTLCDKQYKMKEALKKHLESHDGKFRFKCDECDQGFSYRTNYDAHMDRHKGIKRHKCRNCGKGFTLSSDKDRHFMICASLTTEPCSVCGKTFKNPRYLKEHEKIHKDPAAFKCQFCGKLHNFAASLRKHITTKHKFQTLETVGLTDDKAELFSAV
- the LOC135493438 gene encoding bifunctional methylenetetrahydrofolate dehydrogenase/cyclohydrolase, mitochondrial-like codes for the protein MASIATKLGTLTRNFSVNSTKNFVRHFSVSRQCLKAKLIDGKAIAKQMRQEVKEEVEQMLAAGERRPHLSVIIVGEDPASATYVKNKIKACEGAGITSETVRLPPEVTEGELLARVNDFNNDSDVDGILVQLPVPKHISERAVCNSIIPSKDVDGFHVINVGRFCTDLDALIPATPAGVMEMIRRSGIETFGKNAVVCGRSKNVGMPIAMLLHSDGIGETDAGDATTTICHRYTPPEELVRFTKSADILVVACGIPGLIKADMVKDGVAVIDIGINRVKDEKTGKFKLVGDVDFDGVSERASYITPVPGGVGPMTVAMLMKNTLKARKKVIGY